The bacterium genome includes a window with the following:
- a CDS encoding YggT family protein, which yields MNLFYPPITLGFILADIIGLVMLCIFADIIMSWIYSAGGRVPLYNPIIRFVRKVSKSATDPLRKALPVLQFGAVGLDLAPMIALMLLGFLQRIVDGI from the coding sequence GTGAACCTATTCTACCCCCCCATCACCCTGGGTTTCATATTAGCGGACATAATCGGTTTAGTGATGCTTTGCATCTTTGCTGATATTATCATGTCATGGATTTATTCGGCGGGAGGTCGGGTTCCGCTTTACAATCCGATAATCCGTTTTGTTAGAAAAGTCTCCAAGTCAGCTACTGACCCTCTACGCAAAGCACTCCCCGTCCTCCAATTCGGAGCGGTCGGTCTAGACCTTGCCCCTATGATCGCCCTCATGTTATTAGGTTTCCTTCAAAGAATTGTCGACGGAATATAA